The following proteins are encoded in a genomic region of Sphingopyxis sp. YF1:
- a CDS encoding phosphoribosyl-ATP diphosphatase, which yields MSKAMGEALGRLEAVVHDRLAAGEAEASYVASLAAKGRGKIAQKLGEEAVETVIAAISEDDPALIGEASDLVFHLSILLAERGLGWDAIAAELDRRHGTSGHAEKAARQP from the coding sequence ATGAGCAAGGCGATGGGCGAAGCACTGGGGCGGCTGGAGGCGGTCGTGCACGACCGGCTGGCGGCGGGCGAGGCCGAGGCCTCCTATGTCGCGAGCCTCGCCGCAAAGGGCCGCGGCAAGATCGCGCAGAAGCTCGGCGAGGAAGCCGTCGAGACGGTGATTGCAGCGATCAGCGAGGACGATCCGGCGCTGATCGGCGAGGCGAGCGACCTCGTCTTCCACCTCTCGATCCTGCTCGCCGAACGGGGCCTTGGCTGGGACGCGATCGCCGCCGAACTCGACCGCCGCCACGGCACCTCGGGCCACGCCGAAAAAGCCGCGCGCCAGCCATAA
- a CDS encoding histidine triad nucleotide-binding protein produces MPIDATLPYDATNIFARILRGELPSKTVYEDEFALAFHDINPQAPTHILVIPKGAYVSWDDFSERGSEAEIAGFVRAVGRVARDLGLVAPGYRLLANIGPDSHQEVPHLHVHLFAGQKLGPMLVR; encoded by the coding sequence ATGCCGATCGACGCCACCCTTCCCTATGACGCGACCAACATCTTCGCGCGCATCCTGCGCGGCGAACTGCCGTCGAAGACCGTCTACGAGGACGAGTTTGCCCTCGCCTTCCACGACATCAACCCGCAGGCGCCGACGCACATCCTCGTCATCCCCAAGGGCGCCTATGTCAGCTGGGACGATTTTTCCGAACGCGGCAGCGAGGCCGAGATCGCGGGCTTCGTCCGCGCGGTGGGCCGCGTCGCGCGCGACCTCGGGCTCGTCGCGCCCGGCTATCGCCTGCTCGCCAATATCGGGCCCGACAGCCACCAGGAAGTGCCGCACCTCCACGTCCACCTCTTCGCGGGCCAGAAGCTCGGCCCGATGCTCGTCCGCTAG